In Gemmatimonadaceae bacterium, a single genomic region encodes these proteins:
- a CDS encoding FecR domain-containing protein, producing MPAVPPPSGPAPSAGPPLPDERALERVFRSHFSALIAEAKKHLKDSPAAAPHVVEGLFLGAWAGREEFKTAQQLEDFLHGEVAHAAARELSRRASAHHFGGSGSHGGGHAEKAASVDESWQRIHRTLHPDSKAAAGAIAAHSRRDAASHVAGLAKRRSYVVPITIGVIAIAAASGAAWWLNRAGREGAIVASLNSPGARPHQTGPGQFAIVNLDDGSKIMLAPQSKLVVPEHFGNDLRVVSLQGAATIDVAPGMSAPFELRADNAVIDVPGTSFVVRADTSDTAMVVFVKNGSATVRVGQDTKDLHPIASGAALRITAGGQVAAPTPDQLAEATSWTDSTVTIAHESLEQALAELRRWYGTHIVVLDSSLLTRDISIQAPTTSSMAAINAIEKSGNVKFEYEGETMVFRDATPAPTPKKPKKK from the coding sequence ATGCCTGCAGTCCCGCCGCCGTCCGGCCCGGCGCCATCCGCCGGGCCACCCCTTCCTGACGAACGCGCGCTCGAGCGGGTGTTCCGCTCGCATTTTTCGGCCCTCATCGCAGAGGCCAAGAAACATCTCAAGGACTCCCCAGCGGCCGCGCCCCATGTGGTCGAAGGGCTCTTTCTCGGCGCTTGGGCTGGACGCGAGGAGTTCAAGACCGCCCAACAGCTCGAAGACTTCCTGCACGGCGAGGTGGCCCACGCGGCCGCGCGCGAATTGAGCCGCCGGGCCAGCGCCCATCACTTTGGCGGCTCGGGATCGCACGGCGGCGGCCACGCCGAGAAGGCGGCCAGCGTCGACGAGTCGTGGCAGCGTATTCACCGCACACTCCACCCCGATTCAAAAGCGGCCGCCGGCGCCATCGCCGCACATTCCAGACGGGATGCCGCCAGCCACGTGGCCGGCCTCGCCAAGCGTCGCTCGTACGTAGTGCCGATCACGATCGGCGTGATCGCGATCGCCGCTGCAAGTGGGGCGGCATGGTGGCTCAACCGGGCAGGGCGCGAGGGCGCCATCGTCGCCTCCCTCAACTCGCCCGGTGCACGCCCCCACCAGACGGGGCCCGGCCAGTTCGCCATCGTCAATCTGGACGACGGCTCCAAGATCATGCTCGCCCCGCAGTCCAAGCTCGTCGTGCCCGAGCACTTCGGGAACGACCTTCGGGTCGTGAGCCTTCAGGGCGCGGCAACGATCGACGTCGCCCCCGGGATGTCGGCCCCATTCGAGTTGCGGGCCGACAACGCGGTGATCGACGTGCCCGGCACCAGCTTCGTGGTGCGCGCCGATACGTCCGATACAGCCATGGTCGTGTTCGTGAAGAACGGCAGCGCCACCGTACGCGTGGGTCAAGACACGAAGGACCTGCATCCCATCGCGTCCGGCGCCGCGCTGCGCATCACCGCGGGCGGCCAGGTGGCCGCGCCCACCCCCGACCAGCTCGCCGAGGCCACGTCGTGGACCGACAGCACGGTGACCATCGCGCACGAGTCGCTGGAACAGGCGCTGGCCGAATTGCGTCGCTGGTACGGCACGCACATCGTGGTGCTCGACAGCTCTCTGCTCACGCGCGACATCTCCATCCAGGCGCCGACCACCTCGTCCATGGCGGCCATCAACGCGATCGAGAAGAGCGGGAACGTCAAGTTCGAATACGAAGGGGAAACGATGGTGTTCCGGGACGCGACGCCCGCGCCCACGCCCAAGAAGCCGAAAAAGAAATAG